In a genomic window of Ipomoea triloba cultivar NCNSP0323 chromosome 3, ASM357664v1:
- the LOC116012107 gene encoding uncharacterized protein LOC116012107 → MFSGLPFKRHHISTVTGDQHYFRFRYYEAFLATAEAIIDVKRGKLVMEVAEHKIDFDIFKMAKHQPSYVDESNMVEVMEGCVDEVRMARWEEIEELYVLWRRK, encoded by the exons ATGTTTAGCggtctaccgttcaagaggcatCACATATCAACTGTGACTGGAGATCAACACTACTTCCGCTTTCGCTATTACGAG GCCTTTCTAGCTACTGCCGAAGCCATCATAGATGTGAAAAGAGGCAAGCTTGTAATGGAGGTTGCCGAGCACAAGATTGATTTCGATATATTTAAAATGGCCAAACACCAACCTTCCTATGTGGATGAGTCCAATATGGTGGAGGTGATGGAAGGGTGCGTTGATGAAGTGAGGATGGCCCGATGGGAGGAAATTGAAGAACTATATGTACTTTGGAGGAGGAAATAG